ATTTTTACGGATCATATCACCTGGTTCAACACGCGCAGGTACAGTCATCGTCAGTAACTCCATCGGGTTTGGTGCACGATCAATCCGCTCCCCATCTTCATTACGTAATTTGTCAACAGTGGCCGTAAAATGTCGAAAGCCTGGTCCATAAAACTCTATTTCATCTCCAGTCGTGATCACATTTCTCTGACGTACAGTAGCCGTCATCGTTGTATCATCAAAAGCCACGACTTCGCCAATAAATTTATACTGGGGAATTTTTCTGCGAGCGCCAAATAGTTGTTCGTTTTCACTCGGTGTTTGATAATAAAAGCCAGTTGCAAGTTCACGCTGGGCAACTTTCCAAAGTTCATCTACTAAGGCTGGTTTGATGGCATGAAATGCTTCAGGACTTTCTAAATAAGCATCTACTGCTCTTTTATAGACATTGCTGACCGTCGATACATAATGAATCGACTTCATACGGCCTTCGATTTTAAAGGAATCAACCCCATTTTCAATCAGATCTGGTACGTGCTCGATCATACTCATATCCACAGCACTCATCGAGAAATCTTCAGGAATTTCGCCTTGGACAGACCGGCGTTCTGCACCATGTGGCATATCATAAAGGTCATACTTCCAACGGCATGATTGTGAACAACCACCACGGTTAGCATCGCGTTTGCTCATGTAATTTGATAAGACACAGCGACCAGAATAAGAAATACACATGGCCCCATGTACAAAAGCTTCGATTTCGACATCTGTATGCTTGCGAATTTCAGCTAACTCAGCCATTGAAACTTCTCGTGCCAAAACAACGCGTTCTAGACCTAATTTTTTCCAAAACTCTAAGGTTTCATAGTTGGTTGCACTGGCTTGTGTCGATAGATGAATTGGTAGGCCAGGTGCTTCACTTGCTGCTATAGCTATCAAAGCTGGGTCACTGACGATAACTGCCGCAATGCCGATATCACGCAATGTACGGAACCACTCACCAGCCCCTGCTTCATTGCCTTCGTGGGTGACCATGTTGGCCGCGACATAGACTTTAGCACCGTGGGCTTTAGCAAAGGCAATGCCTTCACGCATTTCGTCAAAGCTGAAATTACCAGCTCTAGAACGCAAGCCATAGGCATCGCCTCCGATGTAAACTGCATCAGCACCGTAGCTAATCGCTACTTTTAATTTTTCTAAGGTCCCTGCAGGTGCTAGTACTTCAGGACGTTTCAAGGGTGTTTGTTTCACGTTATTTCTCCTATTTTCAAGATAAGATGAGTAAGTTGAAAAGACCTCTAAAAGAGACCAAAACTGTTACTTTAACTTAAATAGTATACCATAATTAAGTAACTCTTGTCTTTAGTCTATACAAGGAGAGCTAATTAGTTGCTAATTTTTATGGCCTTATTTATCTAAAAAAAAATCGCAACTCACTCCTTTGCGTTTTTTAAACTTTTAAATTACATAATGATTTGGTACGTTTATAACGTGTATGCAGGTCACTATAGGTGTCACTGAATCTCATCAGGATCCAAGTCATAAAATCCATGACCTAGTGTCCGCTCAACTGGATGTAAACTACGGATGGCCTCATCAAAGGTAAACCCTTGGGCTGCTGTAAACTGGCCTGACACAATCAAGTTTTTTGCTTGCACAAATAGTTCAGCAATTTTTACAAAATTATCACCAGGTGTATAAATACCGTCTAATTTCCAATGTGTGTAGTTTAAAGCAGTTAATTCACCCAGCTCAGTCATCAAGTTAACATC
The DNA window shown above is from Lactococcus paracarnosus and carries:
- a CDS encoding peptidase U32 family protein, with translation MKQTPLKRPEVLAPAGTLEKLKVAISYGADAVYIGGDAYGLRSRAGNFSFDEMREGIAFAKAHGAKVYVAANMVTHEGNEAGAGEWFRTLRDIGIAAVIVSDPALIAIAASEAPGLPIHLSTQASATNYETLEFWKKLGLERVVLAREVSMAELAEIRKHTDVEIEAFVHGAMCISYSGRCVLSNYMSKRDANRGGCSQSCRWKYDLYDMPHGAERRSVQGEIPEDFSMSAVDMSMIEHVPDLIENGVDSFKIEGRMKSIHYVSTVSNVYKRAVDAYLESPEAFHAIKPALVDELWKVAQRELATGFYYQTPSENEQLFGARRKIPQYKFIGEVVAFDDTTMTATVRQRNVITTGDEIEFYGPGFRHFTATVDKLRNEDGERIDRAPNPMELLTMTVPARVEPGDMIRKNGSGLINLYAENGVAKTVRA